A window from Halomicrobium urmianum encodes these proteins:
- a CDS encoding 50S ribosomal protein L5, with amino-acid sequence MSSDAEGQFHEMREPSVEKVVVHMGIGQGGRELANAEDILEEVAGQQPVQTVAQQTVGEFDIREGDPIGAKVTLRDEDAHEFLETALELVDLETSQFDETGNFSFGVEEHTDFPSQEYDPNIGIYGLDVTVNLVRPGYRVAKRDKASRSIPSNHRLDRDDAVAFVESTFDVEVNE; translated from the coding sequence ATGAGCTCCGACGCCGAAGGGCAGTTCCACGAGATGCGCGAACCGAGCGTCGAGAAGGTCGTCGTCCACATGGGCATCGGCCAGGGCGGTCGCGAACTGGCCAACGCCGAGGACATCCTCGAGGAGGTCGCCGGCCAGCAGCCGGTCCAGACGGTCGCCCAGCAGACCGTCGGCGAGTTCGACATCCGCGAGGGCGACCCGATCGGCGCGAAGGTCACCCTGCGCGACGAGGACGCTCACGAGTTCCTCGAGACCGCGCTGGAACTGGTCGACCTCGAAACGTCGCAGTTCGACGAGACCGGCAACTTCAGCTTCGGAGTCGAGGAGCACACCGACTTCCCGAGCCAGGAGTACGACCCGAACATCGGGATCTACGGGCTGGACGTGACGGTCAACCTCGTCCGCCCGGGCTACCGCGTGGCCAAGCGGGACAAGGCCTCGCGGTCGATCCCGTCGAACCATCGGCTCGACCGCGACGACGCCGTCGCCTTCGTCGAGTCGACCTTCGACGTGGAGGTGAACGAATGA
- a CDS encoding 30S ribosomal protein S4e produces the protein MTKHQKRLSVPESWPVERKTETFTVKADAGPHGEAGVPLLIVLRDVLGYVDNRKEARYALNQDSVLINGKAVSDEERPVGMFDILAFTERDEYYRVFPGQGGRLALTPIDTDAAESKLGRIDNKQYVSGGDVQLTLHDGQTLLVDEDADYSPGDSIVVGNEDDEVVAHFEYEEGALVTAVDGAHAGEIGEIAEIQVTPGSAPNNVIVEQDDDGFETVEEYVVVIDENFTSDEGDEPEDVIEGGDDE, from the coding sequence ATGACGAAGCATCAGAAGCGACTGTCGGTGCCGGAGAGCTGGCCGGTCGAGCGCAAGACCGAGACGTTCACCGTCAAGGCCGACGCCGGCCCGCACGGCGAGGCGGGGGTTCCCCTGCTGATCGTCCTGCGGGACGTGCTCGGCTACGTCGACAACCGCAAGGAGGCCCGCTACGCCCTCAACCAGGACAGCGTCCTGATCAACGGCAAGGCGGTCTCCGACGAGGAGCGGCCCGTCGGGATGTTCGACATCCTGGCGTTCACCGAGCGCGACGAGTACTATCGCGTGTTCCCCGGGCAGGGCGGTCGGCTCGCGCTGACCCCCATCGACACCGACGCGGCGGAGTCGAAGCTCGGCCGGATCGACAACAAGCAGTACGTCAGCGGCGGCGACGTCCAGCTGACGCTGCACGACGGGCAGACCCTGCTCGTCGACGAGGACGCCGACTACTCGCCCGGCGACTCCATCGTCGTCGGCAACGAGGACGACGAGGTTGTCGCCCACTTCGAGTACGAGGAGGGCGCGCTCGTCACCGCCGTCGACGGCGCACACGCCGGCGAGATCGGCGAGATCGCCGAGATTCAGGTCACGCCGGGCTCGGCTCCCAACAACGTGATCGTCGAGCAGGACGACGACGGCTTCGAGACGGTCGAGGAGTACGTCGTCGTCATCGACGAGAACTTCACAAGCGACGAGGGCGACGAGCCCGAGGACGTCATCGAGGGAGGTGACGACGAATGA
- the rplX gene encoding 50S ribosomal protein L24, translating into MSRQPSKQRTSERRAPLHEKHTQVRATLSDDLREEYGQRNVRVNAGDTVEVLRGDYAGEEGEVIEVDLADADIYVEDVTVEATDGEEMPRPVDASNLRVTDLDLDDDRREARLESEEDSA; encoded by the coding sequence ATGAGCCGACAACCATCTAAACAGCGAACGAGCGAACGGCGCGCCCCGCTGCACGAGAAGCACACGCAGGTCCGTGCCACGCTGTCCGACGACCTCCGCGAGGAGTACGGCCAGCGCAACGTCCGCGTCAACGCGGGCGACACGGTCGAGGTGCTCCGCGGCGACTACGCCGGCGAGGAGGGCGAGGTCATCGAGGTCGACCTCGCCGACGCCGACATCTACGTCGAGGACGTCACCGTCGAGGCCACGGACGGCGAGGAGATGCCGCGTCCCGTCGACGCGAGCAACCTCCGCGTCACGGACCTCGATCTGGACGACGACCGACGCGAGGCGCGTCTCGAATCGGAGGAGGATAGCGCATGA
- a CDS encoding 50S ribosomal protein L14 → MEALKADVTPGLEKGSLITCADNTGARELKVISVQGYSGTKNRHPKAGIGDKVSVSVTKGTPEMRRQVLEAVIVRQRKPFRRPDGTRVKFEDNAAVIVNENEEPQGSEIKGPIAREVAERFGSIASTATMIV, encoded by the coding sequence ATGGAGGCACTGAAGGCCGACGTCACGCCGGGCCTGGAGAAGGGATCGCTGATCACGTGCGCCGACAACACCGGCGCGCGTGAGCTGAAGGTGATCTCCGTCCAGGGCTACTCCGGCACGAAGAACCGCCACCCCAAGGCGGGGATCGGCGACAAGGTCTCCGTCTCCGTCACCAAGGGGACCCCGGAGATGCGACGGCAGGTGCTGGAGGCGGTGATCGTCCGCCAGCGCAAGCCGTTCCGCCGCCCCGACGGCACGCGCGTGAAGTTCGAGGACAACGCGGCCGTCATCGTCAACGAGAACGAGGAACCCCAGGGCTCGGAGATCAAGGGCCCGATCGCTCGCGAGGTCGCCGAACGGTTCGGCTCCATCGCGAGCACCGCAACGATGATCGTATAG
- a CDS encoding 30S ribosomal protein S17 → MALGLNVQEPDEACDDQNCPFHGDLSVRGQTLVGEVASTDMQKTVVVEREYDVKVPKYDRFMKRRSRVPAHAPDCLDLAVGDEVTIAECRPLSKTKSHVVVSKEGDD, encoded by the coding sequence ATGGCGCTAGGACTGAACGTACAGGAACCGGACGAGGCCTGCGACGACCAGAACTGCCCGTTCCACGGGGATCTCTCCGTGCGAGGGCAGACGCTGGTCGGCGAGGTCGCGTCCACCGACATGCAGAAGACCGTCGTCGTCGAGCGCGAGTACGACGTGAAGGTGCCGAAATACGACCGGTTCATGAAGCGGCGCAGCCGCGTGCCGGCTCACGCACCCGACTGTCTCGACCTCGCGGTCGGCGACGAAGTGACTATCGCGGAGTGTCGACCGCTCTCGAAGACGAAGAGCCACGTCGTGGTCTCCAAGGAGGGTGACGACTGA
- a CDS encoding ribonuclease P protein component 1, producing the protein MPLSPETLPRHELVGLDVEVVAASNPDAVGISGTVVTETTRTLGIEGADRVRHVPKDDATFAFELPTGEVVRVEGERLVARPARRTETTGDSQWR; encoded by the coding sequence ATGCCACTGTCACCCGAGACGCTCCCGCGTCACGAACTCGTCGGCCTCGACGTCGAGGTCGTCGCCGCGTCCAACCCCGACGCCGTCGGTATCTCGGGGACCGTCGTCACCGAGACGACCCGGACGCTGGGTATCGAGGGAGCTGATCGGGTACGGCACGTGCCGAAGGACGACGCGACGTTCGCGTTCGAGCTGCCCACCGGAGAGGTGGTGCGGGTCGAGGGCGAGCGGCTGGTCGCGCGTCCCGCTCGACGCACGGAAACGACAGGTGATTCACAATGGCGCTAG
- the rpmC gene encoding 50S ribosomal protein L29 has product MTVLHVEEIRDMTPAERESELDDLKTELLNARAVQAAGGAPENPGRIKELRKAIARIKTVQREEGDLAEDSE; this is encoded by the coding sequence ATGACCGTCCTGCACGTCGAGGAGATCCGCGACATGACGCCCGCCGAGCGGGAGTCGGAACTCGACGACCTCAAGACCGAGCTCCTGAACGCCCGCGCCGTCCAGGCGGCGGGTGGTGCCCCGGAGAACCCGGGCCGCATCAAGGAGCTCCGGAAGGCGATCGCGCGGATCAAGACGGTCCAGCGCGAGGAAGGCGATCTGGCAGAGGACTCCGAATAA
- a CDS encoding 30S ribosomal protein S3, producing MADEQQFIEDGLQRTQIDEFFQDELGRAGYGGMDVAKTPMGTQIVLKAEKPGMVIGKGGKNIRKITSTLEEEFDLEDPQIDVQEVDEPDLNARIVADRLANALERGWYFRKAGHTTIDRIMESGALGAEIVLSGKVTGARSRVEKFNRGYIKHNGEPAEDIVDHGVATAVMKLGTIGVQVKIIPPNAELPDDFEVYEDVEVEDYVADEDGESVEELLEGEPEGEDAAAEHGAQAPAEGADEAAEETVVDEDVEEEIVEDEPVGEDEETAAEETASVDAEDADDVVEEDLDEETAEEAADLMEEMEDEVDEARTGDGDEGSHDEEGDAK from the coding sequence ATGGCCGACGAACAGCAGTTCATCGAGGACGGCCTCCAGCGGACCCAGATCGACGAGTTCTTCCAGGACGAACTCGGTCGCGCCGGCTACGGCGGCATGGACGTCGCCAAGACGCCGATGGGCACCCAGATCGTGCTCAAGGCCGAGAAGCCCGGTATGGTGATCGGCAAGGGCGGGAAGAACATCCGCAAGATTACCTCCACGCTGGAGGAGGAGTTCGACCTCGAGGACCCGCAGATCGACGTTCAGGAGGTCGACGAGCCGGACCTCAACGCCCGGATCGTCGCCGACCGCCTGGCCAACGCCCTGGAGCGCGGCTGGTACTTCCGCAAGGCTGGCCACACCACGATCGACCGGATCATGGAGTCCGGCGCCCTGGGCGCCGAGATCGTCCTCTCCGGGAAGGTCACGGGCGCACGCTCGCGCGTGGAGAAGTTCAACCGCGGGTACATCAAGCACAACGGCGAACCCGCCGAGGACATCGTCGACCACGGCGTCGCCACCGCGGTGATGAAGCTGGGCACCATCGGGGTGCAGGTGAAGATCATCCCGCCGAACGCAGAGCTGCCCGACGACTTCGAGGTCTACGAGGACGTGGAAGTCGAGGACTACGTCGCCGACGAGGACGGCGAGTCCGTCGAGGAACTCCTCGAGGGCGAACCCGAGGGCGAGGACGCCGCCGCCGAGCACGGCGCCCAGGCCCCCGCCGAGGGCGCGGACGAGGCGGCCGAGGAGACGGTCGTCGACGAGGACGTCGAGGAGGAGATCGTCGAGGACGAGCCGGTCGGCGAGGACGAGGAGACCGCGGCCGAGGAGACCGCCTCCGTCGACGCCGAGGACGCCGACGACGTCGTCGAGGAGGACCTCGACGAGGAGACGGCCGAGGAGGCCGCCGACCTGATGGAAGAGATGGAAGACGAAGTCGACGAGGCCCGCACCGGCGACGGCGACGAGGGCTCCCACGACGAGGAGGGTGACGCGAAATGA
- a CDS encoding 50S ribosomal protein L22, producing MGISYSVDADPDTTAKAMLRERQMSHKHSKAIAREIKGMTAGEAVSYLEDVVEGEQSVPFKSHNSGVGHRSDIDGWDAGRYPEKASEAFLDLLENAIGNADHQGFDGESMEIMHVAAHKVGEQQGRKPRAMGRADPWNSPEVDVELVLEEVAE from the coding sequence ATGGGAATCAGCTACTCAGTCGACGCCGACCCGGACACGACGGCGAAAGCGATGCTCCGGGAGCGGCAGATGAGCCACAAGCACAGCAAGGCCATCGCCCGGGAGATCAAGGGCATGACCGCGGGCGAGGCGGTGTCGTACCTCGAAGACGTCGTCGAGGGCGAGCAGTCCGTCCCGTTCAAGTCCCACAACTCGGGCGTCGGCCATCGATCGGACATCGACGGCTGGGACGCCGGCCGCTACCCCGAGAAGGCCAGCGAGGCCTTCCTCGACCTGCTGGAGAACGCCATCGGCAACGCCGACCACCAGGGCTTCGACGGCGAATCCATGGAGATCATGCACGTCGCCGCCCACAAGGTCGGCGAACAGCAGGGCCGTAAGCCCCGCGCGATGGGGCGGGCCGATCCCTGGAACTCCCCCGAGGTCGACGTCGAACTCGTCCTCGAGGAGGTGGCCGAATAA
- a CDS encoding 30S ribosomal protein S19: MSSEYQIGHEGDFTYRGHTLDELQEMSVEEVAELLPARMRRSIERGLSEEKQKLLEDAREADPEETANDPIRTHLRDMPIVPEMVDLTFAVHNGQSFERVRVEPEMIGHYLGEFQLTRTSVEHGQAGIGATRSSKFVPLK; this comes from the coding sequence ATGAGTTCTGAGTATCAGATCGGTCACGAGGGCGATTTCACCTACCGTGGCCACACGCTCGACGAGCTGCAGGAGATGTCTGTCGAGGAAGTCGCGGAACTGCTCCCCGCTCGCATGCGGCGAAGTATCGAGCGCGGCCTGTCCGAGGAGAAGCAGAAGCTCCTCGAGGACGCGCGCGAGGCTGACCCGGAGGAGACGGCCAACGACCCGATCCGGACGCACCTGCGCGACATGCCGATCGTGCCGGAGATGGTCGACCTGACCTTCGCGGTCCACAACGGCCAGAGCTTCGAGCGCGTGCGGGTAGAGCCGGAGATGATCGGCCACTACCTGGGCGAGTTCCAGCTCACCCGGACGTCGGTCGAACACGGACAGGCCGGCATCGGGGCGACCCGATCCTCGAAGTTCGTGCCGCTCAAGTAA
- a CDS encoding 50S ribosomal protein L2 translates to MGRRIQGQRRGRGTPTFRAPSHRYKADLSHRTVEDGDVVAGTVVDIEHDPARSAPVAAVEFEDGEQRLVLAPEGVGTGDELQVGVSASIEPGNTLPLAEIPEGVPVCNVEANPGDGGKFARASGVSAQLMTHDRNVAVVQLPSGEVKRLDPDCRATIGVVAGGGRTEKPMVKAGNKHHKMKARGTKWPNVRGVAMNAVDHPFGGGGRQHPGKPKSISRNAPPGRKVGDISSKRTGRGGDE, encoded by the coding sequence ATGGGACGACGAATTCAGGGACAACGACGCGGTCGCGGTACGCCCACGTTCCGGGCGCCGTCGCACCGCTACAAGGCTGACCTGTCGCACCGTACCGTCGAGGACGGCGACGTCGTCGCCGGGACGGTCGTCGACATCGAACACGACCCGGCCCGCTCGGCGCCCGTCGCGGCCGTCGAATTCGAGGACGGCGAGCAGCGCCTCGTGCTCGCGCCCGAGGGCGTGGGCACGGGCGACGAACTGCAGGTGGGCGTCTCCGCGTCCATCGAGCCGGGCAACACGCTCCCGCTCGCCGAGATCCCGGAAGGGGTCCCGGTCTGCAACGTCGAGGCCAACCCGGGCGACGGCGGCAAGTTCGCCCGCGCCTCCGGCGTGAGCGCGCAGCTGATGACCCACGACCGCAACGTCGCGGTCGTCCAGCTGCCCTCGGGCGAGGTCAAGCGCCTCGACCCCGACTGTCGGGCCACCATCGGCGTCGTCGCCGGCGGCGGCCGGACGGAGAAGCCGATGGTCAAGGCCGGTAACAAACATCACAAGATGAAGGCGCGCGGGACGAAGTGGCCGAACGTCCGCGGTGTCGCGATGAACGCTGTCGACCACCCCTTCGGTGGCGGCGGTCGACAGCACCCGGGCAAGCCCAAGTCCATCTCGCGCAACGCACCGCCGGGCCGCAAGGTCGGGGACATCTCCTCGAAGCGGACCGGCCGAGGTGGTGACGAATGA
- a CDS encoding 50S ribosomal protein L23, translated as MSWDVIKHPHVTEKAMNDMDFENKLQFAVDSSATKGDVVEAVEEQYDVTVEKITTQNTMDGDKKAVVRLSDDDDAQEVASRIGVF; from the coding sequence ATGAGCTGGGACGTCATCAAGCATCCCCACGTGACCGAGAAGGCCATGAACGACATGGACTTCGAGAACAAGCTCCAGTTCGCCGTCGACTCGTCGGCCACGAAGGGCGACGTCGTCGAGGCCGTCGAGGAGCAGTACGACGTCACCGTCGAGAAGATCACCACGCAGAACACGATGGACGGCGACAAGAAGGCGGTCGTCCGGCTCTCGGACGACGACGACGCCCAGGAAGTCGCCTCTCGGATCGGGGTGTTCTAA
- the rpl4p gene encoding 50S ribosomal protein L4 encodes MQATVRDLDGDDAGEVDLPEVFETTVRPDLIQRAVRAAQANRKQDHGADDNAGLRTPAESFGSGRGMAHVPRENGQGRRVPQTVGGRPAHPPKEEKDRSLDVNDKERKKAIRSAVAATTDAELVAERGHEFDDDVELPLVLDDEFEDLKKTQEVVDVLESLGVDADVDRAEDTKIKAGQGSARGRKYRRPSSILFVTSEEPSRAARNLAGADVTTGREVNAEDLAPGAAPGRLTIWTESALEEVAQR; translated from the coding sequence ATGCAGGCAACAGTACGCGACCTGGACGGCGACGACGCGGGCGAGGTCGACCTGCCCGAGGTCTTCGAGACCACGGTGCGACCCGACCTCATCCAGCGCGCTGTCCGCGCCGCCCAGGCCAACCGGAAGCAGGACCACGGCGCCGACGACAACGCCGGGCTGCGAACGCCCGCCGAGTCGTTCGGTAGCGGCCGCGGCATGGCCCACGTGCCCCGCGAGAACGGGCAGGGCCGCCGCGTTCCCCAGACCGTGGGCGGGCGCCCCGCGCACCCGCCGAAAGAGGAGAAGGACCGCTCCCTAGACGTCAACGACAAGGAGCGCAAGAAGGCCATCCGCTCGGCGGTCGCCGCGACCACCGACGCGGAACTCGTCGCCGAGCGCGGCCACGAGTTCGACGACGACGTCGAGCTCCCGCTGGTGCTGGACGACGAGTTCGAGGACCTCAAGAAGACCCAGGAGGTCGTCGACGTCCTGGAGTCGCTCGGCGTCGACGCCGACGTCGACCGCGCCGAGGACACGAAGATCAAGGCCGGCCAGGGCTCCGCCCGCGGCCGGAAGTACCGGCGGCCGTCGTCGATCCTGTTCGTCACCAGCGAGGAGCCGTCGCGCGCCGCGCGCAACCTCGCCGGCGCCGACGTGACGACGGGCCGCGAGGTCAACGCTGAGGACCTCGCGCCCGGCGCCGCGCCCGGCCGACTCACCATCTGGACGGAGAGCGCTCTCGAGGAGGTGGCGCAGCGATGA
- a CDS encoding 50S ribosomal protein L3: MPQPSRPRKGSLGFGPRKRAESETPRFNSWPSTDGQSGVQGFAGYKAGMTHVVLVNDEPDSPREGMEETVPVTVVETPPMRAVAVRAYEDTPYGQRPLTEVWADEFHSELDRALDLPEEHDADGAEAQIRDALEAGDLADVRVVTHTVPDELANVPKKKPDVMETRVGGGSPEDRLDHALELIQDGGEHAMNDVFRAGEFADVAAVTKGKGTQGPVKRWGVQKRKGKHARQGWRRRIGNLGPWNPSRVRSTVPQQGQTGYHQRTELNKRLIDIGEGDDASVEGGFVNYGEVDGSYTLVKGSVPGPDKRVVRFRPAVRPNEQPRLDPEVRYVSQESNQG, translated from the coding sequence ATGCCACAACCAAGCAGACCACGCAAAGGCTCGCTGGGCTTCGGCCCGCGCAAGCGTGCGGAGTCAGAGACGCCGCGGTTCAACAGCTGGCCGTCCACCGACGGCCAGTCGGGCGTCCAGGGCTTCGCCGGCTACAAGGCCGGCATGACCCACGTCGTGCTCGTCAACGACGAGCCCGACTCCCCGCGCGAGGGGATGGAGGAGACCGTCCCCGTGACGGTCGTCGAGACGCCCCCGATGCGCGCCGTCGCAGTGCGAGCCTACGAAGACACGCCGTACGGTCAGCGTCCGCTGACGGAGGTCTGGGCCGACGAGTTCCACTCGGAGCTCGATCGCGCGCTGGATCTGCCCGAGGAGCACGACGCTGACGGCGCAGAGGCACAGATTCGCGACGCACTGGAAGCCGGTGACCTCGCGGACGTGCGCGTCGTTACGCACACCGTCCCCGACGAACTGGCCAACGTGCCCAAGAAGAAGCCCGACGTGATGGAGACGCGCGTCGGCGGCGGCTCCCCCGAGGACCGCCTCGACCACGCCCTGGAACTGATCCAGGACGGGGGCGAGCACGCCATGAACGACGTGTTCCGCGCCGGCGAGTTCGCCGACGTCGCGGCCGTCACCAAGGGCAAGGGCACCCAGGGCCCCGTCAAGCGCTGGGGCGTCCAGAAGCGGAAGGGCAAGCACGCCCGCCAGGGCTGGCGCCGACGGATCGGTAACCTCGGCCCCTGGAACCCCTCGCGGGTCCGCTCGACGGTGCCCCAGCAGGGCCAGACCGGGTACCACCAGCGCACCGAACTCAACAAGCGCCTCATCGACATCGGTGAGGGTGACGACGCGAGCGTCGAGGGCGGCTTCGTCAACTACGGCGAGGTCGACGGTTCCTACACGCTCGTGAAGGGCTCGGTGCCCGGCCCGGACAAGCGCGTCGTGCGCTTCCGGCCCGCGGTGCGTCCGAACGAGCAGCCGCGCCTCGACCCCGAGGTGCGCTACGTCTCTCAGGAGTCCAACCAGGGATAA
- a CDS encoding RNA methyltransferase: MTTSVLVPSSLAREAEDRREATRKLGYVARAATVFRADRLTVFPDPDGKGKWEDGFVETVLRYAATPPYLRKEAWGRRDELEYAGVMPPLRVRSQTGSGSEGSGSLRQGIVTEVGADGRVRVNCGLQHPISLPVPPAMEAPAEGERVTVRVSSRRPVRAKFVDESPPGFAVDVSDLDAALQRDDAGLTVAASRHGEVLSVDRLGRVVQRRASEGGMTVVFGAPERGLPAILGVDPDAVADGRDDGGFDLWLNTVPNQGSEVVRTEEAMFATLAPLTLTER; this comes from the coding sequence ATGACGACCAGCGTACTCGTGCCATCCTCCCTCGCACGGGAGGCCGAAGATCGCCGCGAGGCGACGCGGAAGCTCGGATACGTGGCCCGCGCGGCCACGGTGTTCCGGGCAGACCGGCTGACAGTCTTCCCCGACCCGGACGGGAAGGGGAAGTGGGAGGACGGGTTCGTCGAAACCGTCCTTCGGTACGCCGCCACGCCCCCGTACCTCCGAAAGGAGGCGTGGGGGCGGCGGGACGAACTAGAGTACGCGGGCGTCATGCCGCCGCTCCGCGTCCGTTCACAGACCGGCTCCGGATCTGAGGGTTCGGGGTCGTTAAGACAGGGAATCGTGACCGAGGTCGGAGCTGATGGGCGCGTCCGGGTCAATTGCGGACTGCAACACCCGATCTCCCTCCCGGTGCCTCCTGCGATGGAGGCCCCGGCCGAGGGGGAGCGCGTCACCGTCAGGGTCTCTTCGCGACGGCCGGTCCGGGCAAAATTCGTCGACGAATCCCCACCGGGATTCGCCGTCGACGTCTCGGACCTCGATGCGGCACTACAGCGAGACGACGCGGGCCTCACCGTCGCCGCTTCGCGGCACGGGGAGGTCCTCTCCGTCGATAGGCTCGGCCGCGTAGTCCAGCGCCGGGCGTCCGAGGGCGGCATGACAGTCGTCTTCGGCGCGCCAGAGCGGGGGCTACCGGCCATCCTCGGAGTGGACCCGGACGCCGTCGCGGACGGCCGCGACGACGGCGGGTTCGACCTCTGGCTGAATACGGTTCCAAACCAGGGGAGCGAGGTCGTACGAACCGAAGAAGCGATGTTCGCCACCCTCGCTCCGCTGACCCTCACGGAGAGATAA